The genome window GTTATGTATATGTCTTTTGCTTACCTGGTGAGGCTTGGAGTTAATTCTCAATTTCCTGATCCTCAGCATCCTGAACTTTGGGCACGGCGTTTTCTGGTTCCGCTTCTTCTTCTGATTTTGGTGATTTTCGTCTCGGCGTTTTCTTTATATGGACGTGCAGAACGCAAAGCATTTCAAACAGTTCATCAAATGGTAGAGGAGGCTCGCAAGGCTACAAATGTACAGAGCCTGCCTGTTTCGTTTCAGTCCATTCAAGGATATCTGGAAAACGCTAGGGGTGCTTATTTTCTTAGCCTGAGCGATAGGGTTGACCTTTTCATGGGACCTCAACCGGTTAATTCACCATTATCTCAATTTTTAATTGTGGGGGAATTTGAGAATGGTTTTTCGTTTGCTTGCCTGTTTCAGGGAGAGCAAACGATTGTTCCGTATTGTACAAATTTTTCCTTCATCCCTTAGGGTTTGTTATAATTTCAATAGCGGTTTTTACCCGAGAAATAAGAAAAATTTTGTCATAAACGGGTAAATCGGGTATAATTTGGCGGTTTTATTATCGACTTTGCAGTTCAATCATCAAGACCCAACGGAGGTTTTCTCACCTATGGAAAAAGATGAATATTTTCGCATGTATAGAGAGATGGTAGTGATCCGCCGCTTGGAAGAACGTTCTGCTGAATTGTATCAGCAGGGCAAAATCGGCGGATTTCTCCATCTTTATATTGGACAGGAAGCGGTAAGCACTGGCTTAATTTCTGCAAGAAAACCACAGGACCGTGTGATTACCGCCTACCGTGATCATGGCGTTGCGATCAATTGTGGGCTGTCGGCGCGGGAAGTGATGGCAGAACTTCTTGGAAAAGCCACAGGGTGCTCTAAAGGCAAAGGGGGCTCGATGCATCTTGCAGATGTTACCAAAAACTTTTGGGGAGGTCATGCCATTGTGGGAGCCCATTTGCCCATTGCCACCGGATTGGCGTTGGGCGACGCTTATAAGGGAGAGAAAAATGTGACCATTTGCATGTTCGGTGATGGGGCTACCAACATCGGCTTTTTCCATGAAGCCCTGAATATGAGCAAAATCTGGAATTTGCCGGTTCTCTGGGTGTGTGAAAATAACCAGTACGGTATGGGCACGGCGGTTGAACGTGCCTCAGCGGTGTCCGAAATCATCCAGAAAGCCCAGGCTTATGCCATGCCCAGCCGACGGGTGGATGGAATGGATGTCATGGCAATGCGTCAGGCAGCGGAAGAGATGATTGAAGCCATTCGCAATGGGGCGGGCCCAATGCTGATGGAAGCCATGACTTATCGCTTCCGTGGACACTCCATGGGCGACCCGGAACGTTATCGAAAACCTGAAGAAGTTCATCGGTATCAGGAAAATGATCCCATCGGAATTTTCCGCAAGTATCTTCAGGAGAATGGGATTGCGACCGAAGAGGAACTCAATCAACTGGATGATGAAGCGGAAGCCATTGTGGAAGATGCTGTCCAGTTTGCTGAAGCCAGTCCGGAACCTCAGCCTCATGAATTGTTCGAGCATATTTACGTAGAAGCATAGAGAGGGCTTATGGCACGAATAACCATGCGTGAAGCAATTTCTCAGGCTTTATGGGAAGAAATGGAGCGTGATCCCAATGTCTTCATTCTTGGTGAAGAGGTTGGGGTTTGGGGTGGAACCTATGCGGTGACAAAAGGTTTTTACGACCATTTTGGTCCTGAACGGGTTAGAGATACACCCATTGCAGAGGCGGGAATCATCGGGGCTGCGATTGGTGCTGCGCTGACTGGTTTGCGTCCTGTTGCTGAACTGATGACCATTAATTTTGCTTTTTCTGCGATGGATCACATTGTCAACCAGGCGGCTAAACTCCACTACATGTTTGGGGGACAAATGGTTTTGCCCATGGTGATACGCGCTGTAGGCGGGGGGGGGCGTCAGTTGGGAGCCACTCACTCTCAAACCCCCGATGCAGTGTTTGCGCATTTCCCTGGTTTGAAAGTGGTTGCTCCAGGCACACCGGCCGATGCCAAAGGTTTACTTAAAGCCGCTATTCGCAGCAATGATCCTATCCTTTTCATTGAGCATGCCACCTTGTATCAAATGCGGGGAGAAGTTCCGGAAGGCGATTACACCGTACCGATTGGAAAATCTACCATTCAGCGCCCTGGAAGAGATGTCACCATTGTAACCTACAGTAAAATGCTTGAGATCTCGCTTAAAGCCGCTGATCAACTGGCAAAAGAGGGCATTGAGGTGGAGATTGTTGATCTGCGCACTCTCCGTCCTCTGGATATGGAACCGGTGCTTGAATCCTTCAAGAAGACGAATCGTGCCGTCATTGTGGAAGAGGGGTGGAAGTCCTATGGGGTAGGCGCTGAAATTGCCTCCC of Anaerolinea thermophila UNI-1 contains these proteins:
- the pdhA gene encoding pyruvate dehydrogenase (acetyl-transferring) E1 component subunit alpha encodes the protein MEKDEYFRMYREMVVIRRLEERSAELYQQGKIGGFLHLYIGQEAVSTGLISARKPQDRVITAYRDHGVAINCGLSAREVMAELLGKATGCSKGKGGSMHLADVTKNFWGGHAIVGAHLPIATGLALGDAYKGEKNVTICMFGDGATNIGFFHEALNMSKIWNLPVLWVCENNQYGMGTAVERASAVSEIIQKAQAYAMPSRRVDGMDVMAMRQAAEEMIEAIRNGAGPMLMEAMTYRFRGHSMGDPERYRKPEEVHRYQENDPIGIFRKYLQENGIATEEELNQLDDEAEAIVEDAVQFAEASPEPQPHELFEHIYVEA
- a CDS encoding alpha-ketoacid dehydrogenase subunit beta, whose product is MARITMREAISQALWEEMERDPNVFILGEEVGVWGGTYAVTKGFYDHFGPERVRDTPIAEAGIIGAAIGAALTGLRPVAELMTINFAFSAMDHIVNQAAKLHYMFGGQMVLPMVIRAVGGGGRQLGATHSQTPDAVFAHFPGLKVVAPGTPADAKGLLKAAIRSNDPILFIEHATLYQMRGEVPEGDYTVPIGKSTIQRPGRDVTIVTYSKMLEISLKAADQLAKEGIEVEIVDLRTLRPLDMEPVLESFKKTNRAVIVEEGWKSYGVGAEIASRIYEEAFDYVDAPIRRVAQKEVPLPYNRTLEQMALPKVEDVIQAVKEVLNG